The genomic segment TGGAAGGAGAGCTGGAAACCCCGCCGATTCTTCGGGCGGCGTTTCAGCGCCAGCCCCTGGCAGAGGCGGGCTGGAAGGCGCTCACCCCCATCCAGCGGCGGAATAACCTCTTTATGGTCTTCGGTTGCCGGTCAGCCGAGACACGAGAAAAGCGCGTGCAGGCGGCCATCGACACTGCCCTCAACAAGTCCCGGGGCGGTTCAGGTAATTCCCGCTCCGAAAGAAGCGCGATGCGGTCCGATTGGGATCGGGATACCTGGGAAGTGTAAAGATTTGTAAACACCTGCCGATTCTTAGACTTTGCACCCAGCCTTGTCGTCTAATGGAACAAGATGAGCACCCTTGCGCACGTGCAGTCGATCTTTACCCGCAGCTCGGTCAATGCCGAGCAGGAGGCAGTGCGCCAGGAAAATCTCGCCATTGCCGCCGGGCTGAAGCGTCAGGAAGCTGGCTTGCTCGATGAGCTCATCGTTCGCTATCAGCACAGATTGCTGCGTTATCTTCTGTTCTTGACCAGCAGCCGCGAACTCGCCGAGGATCTCTTCCAGGAGGTCTGGATGCGGGTGCTGATGCGCGGGGCGCAGTACAACGGCAAGGCCCGCTTCGACACGTGGCTTTTCACCATAGCCCGCAATCTCGTAATCGACTACCGCCGCAAGCGCACGCTGGCCAGCCTGGACGAACTCTTCGAAGGCTCGAGCGAGGACGACCGGCCGATGAGCTTCGAGGTCGCCGACGAGCAGCCCTCTCCCTTCGACCGTCTCTCCAGCGGTGAAGACCGAGAGCGTGTCTCCGAGGCACTTCTGGAGCTCGACACGGTCTACCGCGAAGTGCTGGTGCTGCGGTTCCATGAGGACCTCTCGCTGCAGGAAATTGCGACGGTGACCCGGGCGCCGCTTTCCACCGTGAAGTCGCGGCTCTATCGCGGGCTGGCGGCTATCAAGCCCACGCTCGAGGCCTCCGCGCGGCCCGTCGAGGTTGCTGGATGACAGCACAGGCCGGCAAGGGGTCGGCCAACGGCAGTGACGCGCTGCGCGGCCTCGCAGCTTCTCTAGACGACTCCGACAGAGACCGAACAGTCGCGCGCAACACGCGCCGGGTAGTCATGGCGTCGATGGGCGTGATGAAGGACCAAAAAGCGCAGCGAAAGCGGACCCGCTCGCTGGCGCTTGCAGCGCTTGTGATCCTGCTGCTCATCATCGGGCCGCTCGCCTGGCTGGTGGTCGATTACTTCAACTCCGGCGGACACATCGGCGACCTGACCGGCGAATTCACGCTGTGGGGATGCATCCTGTGCCCCGCTTTGCTGGCTGCGGCGCTGGTTGCCGGATGGCTGCGCAAGCGATAGCGAAATTCGAGCTGACTCGCTGACCTGCTACATGCTACGCGCTCTGATCCTGCAGTTCGCCTTCCCACCGAGCCACAACTACAGCAGCCATGCAGTTGCCGATGACGTTCATTGCGCTCCGTCCCATGTCCATTAGGGTATCGACACCGAGCAGCACCAGAATCGCGCTGGACGGGATGTGCAGGTCGGCGGCAGAGGCCATCAACACCACCAGCGTCGCCCGCGGCACTCCCGCTACTCCCTTGCTGGTGAGCATGAGTGTGGCCAGCATGATGAGCTGCTCGCCAAGCGACAGATGGATTCCGGCAGCCTGCGCGGCGAAGATGGCCGCCATCGTCAGGTAGACGCTCGAACCCGTCATGTTGAAGCTGTACCCGGTCGGTACCACGAAGGAGACGATCCAGCGCGGAACGCCGAACTCCTCCAGGCGTTCCATCGCGAGAGGCAGAGCGGCCTCTGAGCTCGTCGTCGCGAAGCCGATCGCCGCAGGCTCCGCGATGGCAGCGGCGAAGCGGCGCACCGAGATCCTGCCAGCCACAAGAATCGGAATCAGAACAAGCAGAATGAATGCGGCGATGGCCCCGTAGTAGGTGACTGCCAGCAGGGCCAGGCTCGCCAACAAGTGTAGCCCCGCGCTGCTGACGGTATATGCCATAGCGGCGCCGGCAGCCAGTGGCGCAATCACCATGATGATCTTCGTCATGCGGAACATCGTGTCCGTGAGCGATTGCAGCACCGTCACCAGCGGAGCACGTTTCGACTCGGGCAATGTGGCGAGCGCGGTGCCGAACAGCAAGGAGAAGATAGCCACCTGCAGAATCTGGTTCTGGGCTACGGCCTGGGCGATGTTCTCAGGGAAGATGTTCAGGATGAGCTGCTGCCAGGTCTCGGAGTGTGCGGCCGGGGCGACGGCCTGCGATGTGGCCGGGAGCGTAACACCCACGCCCGCATGCGACAGGTTGATGGCGATGAGTCCGAGTACGAGCCCCAGCGTTGTGACGACCTCAAAGAAGAGAACGGCCTTGAGCGCGACACGACCAACGCCCTTGAGTTCACTGTGCCCTGCTATACCCGTGACGATGCCGCCGAAGATCAGCGGCGCGACGATCATGCGGATCAGCCGAAGGAAGACATCTCCAATAACGCGAAGCTGCCCGGAAAAGTGCGGCGCATCCAGCCCCAGCACCACACCCGCAATCATCGCGTAGAACGTCCACACCAGAAGCGAACGCCGACGCCATGCCACCGGCAGGAAAAGGACCAGCCCGATCCAGCGAAGCACGAATGCCGACGCGGCAAGGGACGGAGCAAAGCTCAGCGCGATACCCGCAATGAAGACCAGGACTGCGGCGGCGAAGAATGCATTCTCCGCACGACGGCTGCCGAGTTTGGGACGGCTCGATTCGGTATGGGCGCTCAAGGTCTCCCTTATTCTATGAGCATGCCCCAGGTTGCGTTCCTCGAGTGCTCTCGCTGCTGCCTTCATCACGATGCAACGACGCCACAAACCGTCTGCACGGCATGCGCCGGATCCCTCTACGTGCGCTACGATCTGTCCGCCGCGACGGGCACGGCGGTCCGCGACCGCATCGGGACCACCGAACAGGATCACCGCTGGAGCGGCATGGGTCGTTATCGCGACGTACTGCCTGCCGTCGACCCGGTCACTCTCGGCGAGGGCTGGACGCCCATGCTCCCGAGCCGACGCAACGGCAACGTCTGGCTGAAAGAAGAAGGCGCCAATCCAACTGGCACCTTCAAGGCGCGCGGCCTTGCGCTCGCCGTGACCATGGCGCGGCACTACGGTCTCAAAAAGTTGGCTGCGCCTACGGCCGGGAACGCCGGCGGGGCGCTCGCGGCTTATGCCGCGGCGGCTGGCATGGAAGCCCATATCTTCATGCCCAAAGACACGCCCATGGCCAACCAGGTTGAGTGCCGCGCTTACGGCGCACACCTCACGCTGGTCGACGGCCTCATCTCCGACTGCGGACGCATGGTTGCCGAACGCTCTCCCAAAGAAGGCTGGTTCGACGTCTCCACGCTGAAGGAGCCCTACCGCGTTGAAGGCAAGAAGACCATGGGCTACGAACTGGTCGAACAACTTGGATGGGAGTATCCCGATGCGGTCTTTTATCCCACCGGCGGCGGCGTTGGCATGATCGGCATGTGGAAGGCTTTTCTCGAAATGGAGGAGCTCGGTTGGGTCAGCGGCCGGCGTCCAAAGATGATCGCCGTGCAGGCAGCCGGATGCGCGCCGGTCGTGCGTGCCTTCCAGCAAGGCCAGGCTGCCAGCCAGATGTGGCAGGACGCGCACACCGCAGCTTCAGGCCTGCGCGTCCCCAAGCCCTATGGCGACTACATCATTCTCGACATCGTGCGGCAGTCCGGCGGAACAGCAGTCGCGCTGAGTGACGACACGATCTTCGCCTCGTTGAAGGACTGGGCCAGCCATGAGGGCCTGCTGCTCTCCCCCGAAGGCGCTGCCGCGACAGCGGCCTACGATCACCTCATCCGCACCGGCTTCCTCAGCCCCGACGAAACCGTCGTGCTGTTCAACACCGGCACCGGCAACAAGTACACCGACGTGATTGGAGCGCGCGTCTAGAACAGACGACACAGACCTCCGAACTGCGACTCATCACCTGTGACGGCCGGCACAGCCTGGCATCCACCGCAGGAGCATAATCCAAAGGAGGTGGAACTCTGTTTGCGCGCTGCACACTGCCGTCAGCTTTCGCAACACGCTGTCAGATGTTAACCAGAAAAATAACAGTTAAATTCATTTATATGGATTGTGCTGGTCTGATTTAAAAAACAAGTCTCATATTTGCAACAACTTGAAGCGCATGACGAAAGTAACAAGTTTCGCCGGTAACCCGAATAAATTGCGAAATAATAGCGAAAACAAAACCCAACAAGTTTTTAAGCAGTGAGTATAAAATAGTAAACATCCAGGGGAGAGTCAGCAGAGGTTCTCACCGCCTGCCCGGGAATGCCACTATGTCGTTTGTCTAATCGGACCCGGCAACGTCAGGAACTGCTGCCCGATGCAGGCTTCGATTCCGTCGCTGCGGGCTTCGACTCGGCGGCCGGCTTCGATTCGCTGGTCGAACCGCCAGACTCCGAACCCGATTTGGATTCTGACTTGGTCGCGCCGGAATCCGAACTGGACCCGCCCGAAGGCTTCGCAGCGTAGTCGTTCACATACCAGCCGGCGCCCTTGAACTGCAGAGCGGGCGCAGTAAGCGGGCGAATCAGTTCGCCGCCGCACTTGGGACAAGCCGTCTCCGGCGCGTCACTGACTTTCTGGATCTTCTCGAAACGGTGGCCGCAGCTGGTGCAGCGATATTCGTACAGGGGCAAGGCGGTTGACACTCCAATAGCCGGAGCAGCTTCGGCTTAATGCGCCGTCCACTGCTCCAAATCTCTATCTCTTATTCTATTGCGGGCGGCGGGGCTGAGAATGCCGCCGCCCGGCAATGGCTCCTTACTGCGCCGAAAGGGGTACTGATGCCTGATGGTTTTCCCAAGCTAGCGTGAGCTTACCGTCCGCAATCGTGTACTTGAGTTTTTCAACCATCGACGACGGCTTGGACATGTCCATCTTCGTCTTGCCCAAGTCCTGGGAAGCGTCATAGGCCAGACCCCACTCGCCGGTCTTCTTGTTAACGACCAGCGTCCAGTTGTCGGGGTCTGAGATATCGACAAAGAGGGTGTACTTGCTGGCAGGTACGTTGATATCGCCGACTTTGATGGCTCCATCCGTTGTGAGGGTGGTGGCGGCATTAGCTCCGGCGCGCCAAATCGGATAATGAGGATCCTTGGAGATGCGCCCGTCTTTGCCGAAGAGCTGCCCTTCGCGGCCCTTCACGCTGGGTGCCGAGTAGTCGATCGTGACGGTGTGGCCGCCAACTGTGCCTGTAGCCTTCTCAGCTGGGCTTGCCGCAGGCTTCTGCTGGGCGACGGCAAACAGCGAGGCTGCCAGGAGTCCGGTACAGACCAAAAGACGTTTCATGCGGTGTTCCTCCTTGGGATTGGATCGTCAGGAATTGCTTGAATGACACCGTCGATGATTGTACGCGCCGGGCCCGCGAGCAATCTGCCGACTCGCCGTGGTTCTACCGCGGATTTATCCTTGAGCAGCAGGGAACGTATGACAAACACTTCAGACGGACAATCGCCAGGTGCACGGTTCCGCGCTGCCGTGGCGGAGGAAAAGCCGCTCCAGGTGGCCGGCGCCATCAATGCTTATACAGCCCGGCTCGCCGAGGCCACAGGCTTTCGGGCGCTCTATCTCTCGGGCGGTGGTGTGGCGGCCAACTCGCTCGGAATGCCGGACCTTGGCATCAGCACCATGGAAGACGTACTCATCGACGTCCGCCGCATCACCGACGCGACTTCCCTTCCGCTGCTGGTCGACATCGACACCGGCTGGGGATCTGCGTTCAATATTGCGCGCACCATTCACTCCATGATCAAGGCCGGCGCGGGCGCCGTGCACATGGAAGACCAGATCGGCGCGAAACGCTGCGGCCATCGTCCAGGCAAGGAACTAGTCTCTACCGATGAGATGGTCGACCGCATCAAAGCTGCGGTTGATGCCAAGACCGATCCTTCCTTCGTCCTCATGGCACGCACTGACGCGCTCGCCAACGAAGGAATTGACTCCGCCATAGAACGTGCGCAGGCCTATGTCGCCGCGGGTGCCGACATGATCTTCGCCGAAGCCGTTACCGATCTCGCCCAGTACACGAAATTCCGCGCGGCGGTCGGTGTGCCCATACTCGCCAACATCACCGAGTTCGGACAAACACCGCTGTGGACCCGCGATGAGCTCGCCCGCGCCGACGTCGACATCATCCTCTACTGCTGCGGAGCCTATCGCGCCATGAACGCCGCCGCGCTCAAGGTTTACGAGACGATCCGCCACGAAGGCACGCAGAAGAGCGCGGTTCCGCTCATGCAGTCGCGCGCCGACTTGTACAAATATCTCGACTACCATGCGTACGAGCAAAAGCTCGACGAACTCTTTGCGAGAAAGAAAAACTGACCCCTCCGGCGTCTCACCTTCTACGGCGACATCGCCATAATGAGGTGAGACGCTAGGGACTTGTTGTTATTCCACGCTAGCCTGCACGTCACGCCGGAGGATCTGTCCGCTGGCCATCACTTCGTAGTACGTGAAGGTGTGAATGCCGGGAGTTAGGATCACTTGCGTCTTCAGAGTGTCAGACGCATAGGTCGAGTAGCGTTTGGCGCCATCTACCCAAAGCTCCATGCGCGTAATCCCGCTAGGGTCGCCCGTTCCGCGGGCGTACGCAGTCACTGTCGATGGCAAAGTCGAATGCAGAATCGGGCTGCAGATGTTGATGTTCTCGCCGTTCTTCGGACAGACATTGCTGCCCACCGTGAGATCGAAACTCGTGGAACGAACTTCGGAATCCCAGGCCTTTGCATACACATCTACATGGTGCTGACCAGCTGCTAGCGTAGCGGTGGTATCGACGAAGTTGTAGTTGGAGAAGGCTTGCTTAAGCTGGTCAGCTATCTTGTTCCCGTCAACCCATACCTCGATATCGCGTGCCAGGCTGTTGTTGGATGCCCCGAAGCTGAAGGTCACGGGCGAAGCAGCCCCTGTAGTTGCGGTAGGGGCGCAGACCTCAATGTCATAGCCATACAGGGGCGGATTGCACTTGGGGAAGTTACCGGTGGTGGTGTTCTGAGCGAGATCCTGGAACGGCCCGATGGGCGACTGCTGGAAAAACATGAGGTCCGGCTTGGTATCACGGTTTGCGCGGATCACATGTGTCTCGAAGAAGGCCACCGTTCCAAGCTGATAAATCACCTGCTCCGGGCCATAGGTGCCATCACCCTTGCCGGGTAAAACGTTCACGCTCCACGGTGCATTGCCCTGGCAGTCAGAAGCTTCGATGACAATGATGTCGTTAATGCCGTCGCCGTTTACGTCCGCGACCGAAGGCGGCGTGTAATCGGGAGTGCAGCTCTTCAGATAGACGTACTGTTCGTTGAAGGTGCGATTGGTGCGGCCGTACTGAATATCGAGGTGCTTGAAGTAAGTGGTAGGGCCACGGCCGCTGGTGGTGGGCAGAGGTGTGCCTATTAGATCAGTCGCGCCATTGCTGCTCAAATCGACCGCCCTGTAAGCGATCGGAGATCCTCCCACAAGCGTGCCTTTGGAAAAGGCGCTATGTCCGTCGCCGTAGAGGACAAGCGAACCGTTGTAACCGTGCACAGCGATGTCGGTGTTGTTATCGTTATCGAAGTCGCCTAGCTGAATGTCCTGCGGCTGCTTCAGTGTGAAATAGAGATAAGGTCCGGTGCTGAAGGTACCATCGCCGTTGCCATCGAACACGACCAGGTCATTGACGTTTGTGCTGGTAGGACCGGGGATGATCGTGGCGAGGTCAGGATTGCCGTCGTGGTTGAAGTCAGCCGCAATCAAACCGGCCGGCGCAGAGGAGATGCCGGCGGCGACTCCACGATACTGCAACACGCCGACTCCCGTGTTCATGAACCAATAAAAGACACCTTGCCCTGTGCCTACGATGAGGCTGATGTTGCCGGTGCGGTTAAAGTCAGCGGCGGCGAATGCGATCGCATCGCCACTGGGCACGTCATAGCAGACCGGCGCGGCGTATGTGCCGTCGCCTTTGGAAAGCGTGACGGCAAACGAGCCGGTGCAGCCCGCGTCGAACGATGGCGACACTGCCGATATGAAGTCATCGAGGCCATCGCCATTGAGGTCCGCAGTAATGTGGCCGTTCAGGCCGTAGCTCGAACCTGAAAGGTTGTTCTGATAAGCAGTGGTCTGGAAGGAGGGCGTCTGCGCAAGCGCAGGAAGAGCGGACAGCAGCGCGAAGGCTGCCGCTGAGGCAACAAAACGAAGGTGCATACTGGACTCCCCGAAGATATGAACAGCAAGGACAGAGCGCCACTCAAAGTCACCGAGAAGATCGTGCGCTTCCAGTCCCTTGTGGGCGTCCTGAGTTCCTCGTGCGGTTTGTAGGATGGGCCGTCCAGCTAAAGAGGTTTCTTCGACCTTGAAACTCCGCACGCCAGAGTTGCCTGACGGTTAAGAATGCGTGAATGCGCCTTGGGGCGCGGCGCGCCGCCACCGCCGAGCGGAGACGGACACGGCTGGCGAACGGCATAACTTGCGTGACGGGCTTTGCGGGTTTGTGCTTAAACTCTCGGCGCTATCGGAGTGGCCACCGCAGAGCCTGAGACGGCTGACCGACTGCTGGCAAACGGATACAATTTATCCGAGCAAATTCGTCGCAAAGATGGGCGGTCAATGAACTCTGTCGTATTGTTTCGTCCTGTTGGAGAAGATGAACTCCGCCTGGTGCGCGAAAGCAATTGGAGAGCGTTTCCGCCCCGGCTGCCGGAGCAACCCATCTTCTATCCCGTCCTCAACGAGGAGTATGCGATTCAGATCGCGCGTGACTGGAACGCCCGGAGTGGCGCCAAGGGCTACGTGCTGAAATTCGCTGTCGACGGCGGGTTCCTGTCGCGATATCAGGTGCAGACAGTTGGAGCTCGCCATCACCAGGAGTATTGGATTCCCGCAGAGGACCTGGCCGAGTTCAATCGGAACATCATCGGCGCGATCGACGTGGTGCAGGAGTTTTCGTCCAACTTTTGACCGCAGTTGTCTGCAACGATCATCGCGATCTGTTTGCGCATGAACAAAACTTCATCTCTCGGCACACTTGCCATTGCTGCACTGCATCCATTAGGTTCGAACTCGCTGGGAGTACGCATGAGCCATACTGGAGTTTCCCCTACTTTTAGGCCCAAGAAATCTGTAGCCCTATCAGGCACGCCGGCAGGAAACACCGCTCTCTGCACCGTCGGCCACAGCGGCAACGATCTGCACTATCGCGGATACGACATTCACGACCTGGCGGCGCATTGCGAATATGAAGAGGTCGCCTATCTGCTGGTGCATGGCAAGCTGCCCAACACTGTTGAGCTGACCGAATACAAAGAACAATTGGTTCAGATGCGCAGTCTGCCCGCGGCCGTAAAGCAGGCGCTCGAGCTGCTGCCGCCCACCACGCACCCCATGGACGTGCTTCGCACCGGCGTCTCCGTGATGGGTTGCGTGCGGCCCGAAGCCGCGGACCACAACGAGGATGGAGCCGTCGAAATTGCTGACTCGCTGCTGGCTTGCCTCAGCTCCATGCTGCTCTATTGGCACCAGTACGCGCGCAACGGACGGCGCA from the Occallatibacter riparius genome contains:
- a CDS encoding DUF2911 domain-containing protein: MKRLLVCTGLLAASLFAVAQQKPAASPAEKATGTVGGHTVTIDYSAPSVKGREGQLFGKDGRISKDPHYPIWRAGANAATTLTTDGAIKVGDINVPASKYTLFVDISDPDNWTLVVNKKTGEWGLAYDASQDLGKTKMDMSKPSSMVEKLKYTIADGKLTLAWENHQASVPLSAQ
- a CDS encoding FG-GAP repeat domain-containing protein; protein product: MHLRFVASAAAFALLSALPALAQTPSFQTTAYQNNLSGSSYGLNGHITADLNGDGLDDFISAVSPSFDAGCTGSFAVTLSKGDGTYAAPVCYDVPSGDAIAFAAADFNRTGNISLIVGTGQGVFYWFMNTGVGVLQYRGVAAGISSAPAGLIAADFNHDGNPDLATIIPGPTSTNVNDLVVFDGNGDGTFSTGPYLYFTLKQPQDIQLGDFDNDNNTDIAVHGYNGSLVLYGDGHSAFSKGTLVGGSPIAYRAVDLSSNGATDLIGTPLPTTSGRGPTTYFKHLDIQYGRTNRTFNEQYVYLKSCTPDYTPPSVADVNGDGINDIIVIEASDCQGNAPWSVNVLPGKGDGTYGPEQVIYQLGTVAFFETHVIRANRDTKPDLMFFQQSPIGPFQDLAQNTTTGNFPKCNPPLYGYDIEVCAPTATTGAASPVTFSFGASNNSLARDIEVWVDGNKIADQLKQAFSNYNFVDTTATLAAGQHHVDVYAKAWDSEVRSTSFDLTVGSNVCPKNGENINICSPILHSTLPSTVTAYARGTGDPSGITRMELWVDGAKRYSTYASDTLKTQVILTPGIHTFTYYEVMASGQILRRDVQASVE
- a CDS encoding threonine synthase, translating into MPQVAFLECSRCCLHHDATTPQTVCTACAGSLYVRYDLSAATGTAVRDRIGTTEQDHRWSGMGRYRDVLPAVDPVTLGEGWTPMLPSRRNGNVWLKEEGANPTGTFKARGLALAVTMARHYGLKKLAAPTAGNAGGALAAYAAAAGMEAHIFMPKDTPMANQVECRAYGAHLTLVDGLISDCGRMVAERSPKEGWFDVSTLKEPYRVEGKKTMGYELVEQLGWEYPDAVFYPTGGGVGMIGMWKAFLEMEELGWVSGRRPKMIAVQAAGCAPVVRAFQQGQAASQMWQDAHTAASGLRVPKPYGDYIILDIVRQSGGTAVALSDDTIFASLKDWASHEGLLLSPEGAAATAAYDHLIRTGFLSPDETVVLFNTGTGNKYTDVIGARV
- the prpB gene encoding methylisocitrate lyase, with amino-acid sequence MTNTSDGQSPGARFRAAVAEEKPLQVAGAINAYTARLAEATGFRALYLSGGGVAANSLGMPDLGISTMEDVLIDVRRITDATSLPLLVDIDTGWGSAFNIARTIHSMIKAGAGAVHMEDQIGAKRCGHRPGKELVSTDEMVDRIKAAVDAKTDPSFVLMARTDALANEGIDSAIERAQAYVAAGADMIFAEAVTDLAQYTKFRAAVGVPILANITEFGQTPLWTRDELARADVDIILYCCGAYRAMNAAALKVYETIRHEGTQKSAVPLMQSRADLYKYLDYHAYEQKLDELFARKKN
- a CDS encoding RNA polymerase sigma factor is translated as MSTLAHVQSIFTRSSVNAEQEAVRQENLAIAAGLKRQEAGLLDELIVRYQHRLLRYLLFLTSSRELAEDLFQEVWMRVLMRGAQYNGKARFDTWLFTIARNLVIDYRRKRTLASLDELFEGSSEDDRPMSFEVADEQPSPFDRLSSGEDRERVSEALLELDTVYREVLVLRFHEDLSLQEIATVTRAPLSTVKSRLYRGLAAIKPTLEASARPVEVAG
- a CDS encoding FmdB family zinc ribbon protein — translated: MPLYEYRCTSCGHRFEKIQKVSDAPETACPKCGGELIRPLTAPALQFKGAGWYVNDYAAKPSGGSSSDSGATKSESKSGSESGGSTSESKPAAESKPAATESKPASGSSS
- a CDS encoding dicarboxylate/amino acid:cation symporter; translated protein: MSAHTESSRPKLGSRRAENAFFAAAVLVFIAGIALSFAPSLAASAFVLRWIGLVLFLPVAWRRRSLLVWTFYAMIAGVVLGLDAPHFSGQLRVIGDVFLRLIRMIVAPLIFGGIVTGIAGHSELKGVGRVALKAVLFFEVVTTLGLVLGLIAINLSHAGVGVTLPATSQAVAPAAHSETWQQLILNIFPENIAQAVAQNQILQVAIFSLLFGTALATLPESKRAPLVTVLQSLTDTMFRMTKIIMVIAPLAAGAAMAYTVSSAGLHLLASLALLAVTYYGAIAAFILLVLIPILVAGRISVRRFAAAIAEPAAIGFATTSSEAALPLAMERLEEFGVPRWIVSFVVPTGYSFNMTGSSVYLTMAAIFAAQAAGIHLSLGEQLIMLATLMLTSKGVAGVPRATLVVLMASAADLHIPSSAILVLLGVDTLMDMGRSAMNVIGNCMAAVVVARWEGELQDQSA